One stretch of Halobaculum marinum DNA includes these proteins:
- a CDS encoding CBS pair associated ParBc domain-containing protein, with amino-acid sequence MSDARSERTKPRVKAYMTRDVATVSPDDTVREAVERILDSNHNGFPVTDGRTVVGFVSARDLLSADADAPLFTVMSDDIIVAHPEMNVTDAARVILRSGIQKLPVVDDAGNLVGIISNTDVIRSQIERATPEKVGKLMRTLEEIHGVSTTEERRQVSLSTLMPTQARVYADELEGRRYELERGLAEPLVVIDNPSASGEYEDDGTLVLADGHHRVMAAHRLGIEEMDAYVIVIADHVELGMAKTARKEGLRSITDIEVVDYARHPLVETTKRFQDGDGD; translated from the coding sequence ATGAGCGACGCTCGGAGCGAGCGAACGAAGCCGCGGGTGAAGGCGTACATGACCCGTGACGTGGCGACGGTGTCGCCCGACGACACGGTTCGCGAGGCCGTCGAGCGCATCCTCGACAGCAACCACAACGGGTTCCCGGTGACGGACGGTCGCACCGTCGTCGGCTTCGTCTCCGCGCGCGACCTACTGTCTGCGGACGCGGACGCCCCGCTGTTCACCGTGATGAGCGACGACATCATCGTCGCTCACCCGGAGATGAACGTCACCGACGCCGCGCGGGTGATCCTCCGGTCGGGCATCCAGAAACTCCCGGTCGTCGACGACGCGGGCAACCTCGTCGGCATCATCTCCAACACCGACGTGATCCGCTCGCAGATCGAACGCGCCACCCCCGAGAAGGTGGGGAAGTTGATGCGGACGCTCGAGGAGATCCACGGCGTCTCGACCACCGAGGAGCGCCGGCAGGTGTCGCTGTCGACGCTCATGCCGACGCAGGCGCGGGTGTACGCCGACGAGTTGGAGGGTCGCCGCTACGAACTGGAGCGAGGGCTCGCCGAACCGCTCGTCGTCATCGACAACCCGAGCGCGAGCGGCGAGTACGAAGACGACGGGACGCTGGTGCTCGCAGACGGCCACCACCGCGTGATGGCGGCCCACCGCCTCGGCATCGAGGAGATGGACGCGTACGTCATCGTCATCGCCGACCACGTCGAACTCGGGATGGCCAAGACCGCGCGCAAGGAGGGGCTCCGGTCGATCACAGACATCGAGGTGGTCGACTACGCGCGCCACCCGCTCGTGGAGACGACCAAGCGGTTCCAGGACGGCGACGGCGACTGA
- a CDS encoding DUF7543 family protein, with the protein MPWSPVDTAERYDEWTRADGFATLRVRERRDGSYVVRLDRMEQAPDGRAYRRERVADREAADALVAEWKREFDLSDAE; encoded by the coding sequence ATGCCCTGGAGCCCGGTCGACACGGCCGAGCGGTACGACGAGTGGACACGCGCGGACGGCTTCGCGACGCTGCGCGTCCGCGAGCGTCGCGACGGGAGCTACGTCGTCCGTCTCGACCGGATGGAGCAGGCGCCCGACGGGCGGGCGTACCGACGCGAACGCGTCGCCGACCGCGAGGCCGCCGACGCGCTGGTGGCGGAGTGGAAACGCGAGTTCGACCTGTCCGACGCCGAGTGA
- a CDS encoding S8 family peptidase produces the protein MANQGRRTFLKLSGGVLGGVLAGSTVTAAERTDRFIVKTRGNGAPSDLDVVFDLPEIGYAVVRGSESAVEASSAVTSYAPDVELDGADPSVETHDYEGEATDDALYPFQWDKQALDVPTAHETTKGEGTRVAVIDSGVDASHPDLEVNTAVSKNLTGDGLGAGVPGGGDHGTHVAGTVAAQTTGETGVAGTAPATDLVDYRVFSNFGGVSGAFSIVIGAVVQAARDDCDVANLSLGAYPIPRQGVTEGFYGNFINAAMTYANKEGTLLVISAGNDSADLQHDGSLISLPNEGAQALSVAATGPIGFGWGDDGVTAPPESPAFYTNYGTNAVDLAAPGGDADLAAAAEEVPGWYYDLVLSTVSVVTDIGEDGTVATEPGYGWKAGTSMAAPNVAGAAALVKSANPDYNANQVESALKRAAAVPEGYDKAYYGAGFLNVVDAL, from the coding sequence ATGGCCAACCAAGGTCGACGGACGTTCTTGAAGCTGAGCGGCGGCGTGCTCGGCGGCGTACTGGCGGGGTCCACGGTGACGGCGGCCGAGCGGACCGACCGGTTCATCGTGAAGACCCGAGGCAACGGTGCGCCCTCGGATCTCGACGTGGTGTTCGACCTCCCAGAGATCGGGTACGCCGTCGTTCGCGGCAGCGAGTCGGCAGTCGAGGCGTCCAGCGCGGTGACGTCGTACGCGCCAGACGTCGAACTCGACGGCGCGGACCCGTCGGTCGAGACGCACGACTACGAGGGTGAGGCGACTGACGACGCGCTGTACCCCTTCCAGTGGGACAAGCAGGCGCTCGACGTCCCCACCGCCCACGAGACGACGAAGGGCGAGGGCACCCGCGTCGCCGTCATCGACTCCGGCGTCGACGCGAGTCACCCCGACCTCGAGGTGAACACGGCGGTCTCGAAGAACCTGACCGGCGACGGCCTCGGCGCGGGCGTCCCCGGCGGCGGCGACCACGGCACCCACGTCGCGGGCACCGTGGCCGCACAGACGACCGGCGAGACCGGCGTCGCCGGCACCGCGCCCGCGACGGACCTCGTCGACTACCGCGTGTTCTCCAACTTCGGCGGGGTCAGCGGCGCGTTCTCCATCGTCATCGGCGCGGTCGTGCAGGCCGCACGCGACGACTGTGACGTGGCGAACCTCTCGCTTGGCGCGTACCCCATCCCGCGACAGGGCGTCACCGAGGGGTTCTACGGCAACTTCATCAACGCCGCGATGACGTACGCGAACAAAGAGGGGACGCTCCTCGTCATCTCCGCGGGCAACGACTCCGCCGACCTCCAGCACGACGGGAGCCTCATCAGCCTCCCGAACGAGGGCGCACAGGCGCTGTCGGTGGCGGCGACCGGCCCCATCGGGTTCGGCTGGGGTGACGACGGAGTCACCGCACCGCCGGAGAGTCCCGCCTTCTACACCAACTACGGCACCAACGCCGTCGACCTCGCGGCCCCCGGCGGCGACGCCGACCTCGCCGCGGCGGCGGAGGAGGTCCCCGGGTGGTACTACGACCTCGTGCTCAGCACGGTCAGCGTCGTCACCGACATCGGGGAGGACGGCACCGTCGCCACCGAACCAGGCTACGGCTGGAAGGCCGGCACCTCGATGGCCGCCCCCAACGTCGCGGGCGCGGCGGCGCTCGTCAAGAGCGCGAACCCCGACTACAACGCGAATCAGGTCGAGAGCGCCCTCAAGCGGGCCGCCGCGGTGCCCGAGGGGTACGACAAGGCGTACTACGGCGCCGGCTTCCTGAACGTCGTCGACGCGCTGTAA
- a CDS encoding aldo/keto reductase — MEYTTLGDTGMTVSRICLGCMSFGDPDWRDWVLGEDAGRELVDRAVELGVNFFDTANMYSDGASERVLGDALGEYDRDEFVVATKGYFQMREDDPNSGGLSRKAIQQELDNSLDRLGMDTVDLYQTHRYDYDTPIEQTVRALDEAVRDGNARYVGASSMWAHQFADALHTADSLGLERYVTMQNHYNLLYREEEREMLPLCDNEGVGVIPWSPLARGWLTRPVDELDTTKRGESEEHARRHPYLEGGGEEINARVAELAEDKGVKMAQIALAWLFEQDSVDAPIVGTTSVEHLEDAVEALDISLSSSEMEYLEEPYVPVRVSGHE, encoded by the coding sequence ATGGAGTACACGACACTCGGCGACACCGGAATGACCGTCTCCCGGATCTGTCTCGGCTGCATGAGCTTCGGCGACCCCGACTGGCGCGACTGGGTGCTCGGCGAGGACGCCGGGCGCGAACTCGTCGACCGCGCGGTCGAGTTGGGTGTGAACTTCTTCGACACCGCGAACATGTACTCCGACGGCGCCTCCGAGCGCGTGCTCGGCGACGCGCTCGGCGAGTACGACCGCGACGAGTTCGTCGTCGCGACGAAGGGGTACTTCCAGATGCGCGAGGACGACCCCAACTCCGGCGGCCTCTCGCGCAAGGCGATCCAGCAGGAACTCGACAACTCCCTCGACCGCCTCGGGATGGACACGGTCGACCTGTACCAGACCCACCGCTACGACTACGACACGCCCATCGAGCAGACCGTGCGGGCGCTCGACGAGGCCGTCCGCGACGGCAACGCGCGGTACGTCGGCGCCTCCTCGATGTGGGCCCACCAGTTCGCCGACGCGCTCCACACCGCAGACTCGCTGGGGCTGGAGCGGTACGTGACGATGCAGAACCACTACAACCTCCTGTACCGCGAGGAGGAGCGCGAGATGCTCCCGCTGTGTGACAACGAGGGCGTCGGCGTCATCCCGTGGTCGCCGCTGGCGCGGGGGTGGCTCACTCGACCGGTGGACGAACTCGACACGACGAAACGCGGCGAGAGTGAGGAGCACGCCCGTCGCCACCCGTACCTGGAGGGCGGCGGCGAGGAGATCAACGCCCGCGTCGCCGAACTCGCCGAGGACAAGGGCGTGAAGATGGCACAGATCGCGTTGGCGTGGCTGTTCGAGCAGGACTCCGTCGACGCGCCCATCGTCGGCACCACGAGCGTCGAGCACCTCGAAGACGCGGTGGAGGCGCTCGACATCTCACTGTCGTCCTCGGAGATGGAGTACCTCGAAGAGCCGTACGTACCGGTGCGCGTCTCCGGCCACGAGTAA
- a CDS encoding acyl-CoA synthetase, with product MPVDYDAAVADFEWDIPDDYTLPAVIEGHAEAYGDRVAVTFLDDEGARDERTYADIHNDTNRFANALEELGVGQGDRVMHLFPRHPDAFAVQLGVLKRGALVVPCSEMLKPKDLAFRANDCEATTVVAHESLVDMVDPIVDETPLETLICLDGSPEGWHAFDDLLDGQATEHDGPEVGAQDPMSINYTSGTTGQPKPVLHKHRWMRAFELVNAPYWWGVTAEGTTAPGVVDDDVDLDEELLWATTGTGWAKWFWSPVGVGITTGARQLLYEGDFDADEFLSVMEREGVTRLCAVPTQYRMFTQTDLSAYDLDLQEALSAGEPLNREPIEALQDAYGITPRDGYGQTETVCMVSNYPGIDVKEGSMGKPTPGLGTTIIDTQEEEEVEPGEIGEVAVPVGCPGIFEQYYEKPDLDAKTFSGDYYRTGDLAREDEDGYFFFEGRADDIILSAGYRIGPFEVEDALVSHEAVAEAAAVGSPHEERGNVVKAYVVLAAGHEGSDELTEELQNYMKEETAPYKYPRRIEYVDELPKTSSGKTRRIELRQREEEMFGQ from the coding sequence ATGCCGGTCGACTACGACGCCGCCGTCGCCGACTTCGAGTGGGACATCCCGGACGACTACACCCTCCCGGCGGTGATCGAGGGCCACGCGGAGGCGTACGGCGACCGCGTCGCCGTCACGTTCCTCGACGACGAGGGGGCGCGCGACGAACGGACGTACGCGGACATCCACAACGACACGAACCGCTTCGCCAACGCCCTCGAGGAACTGGGCGTCGGTCAGGGCGACCGCGTCATGCACCTGTTCCCGCGCCATCCGGACGCGTTCGCCGTCCAACTGGGGGTGTTGAAGCGGGGCGCGCTGGTCGTGCCGTGCTCGGAGATGCTGAAGCCGAAGGACCTGGCGTTCCGCGCGAACGACTGTGAGGCGACCACTGTCGTCGCCCACGAGTCGCTCGTCGACATGGTCGATCCCATCGTCGACGAGACGCCGCTGGAGACGCTGATCTGTCTGGACGGGAGCCCCGAAGGCTGGCACGCGTTCGACGACCTGCTCGACGGGCAGGCGACGGAACACGACGGCCCGGAGGTGGGCGCACAGGACCCGATGAGCATCAACTACACCTCCGGCACGACGGGACAGCCCAAGCCCGTGCTCCACAAGCACCGCTGGATGCGCGCGTTCGAGTTGGTGAACGCGCCGTACTGGTGGGGCGTCACCGCCGAAGGGACGACCGCACCCGGCGTCGTCGACGACGACGTGGACCTCGACGAGGAACTGCTGTGGGCGACGACGGGCACCGGGTGGGCGAAGTGGTTCTGGTCGCCCGTCGGCGTCGGCATCACGACGGGCGCCCGGCAACTGCTGTACGAGGGCGACTTCGACGCCGACGAGTTCCTCTCGGTGATGGAGCGCGAGGGCGTCACGCGCCTGTGCGCCGTCCCGACGCAGTACCGGATGTTCACGCAGACGGACCTGTCGGCGTACGATCTGGACCTGCAAGAGGCGCTGTCGGCGGGCGAACCGCTCAACCGCGAGCCCATCGAGGCGCTCCAGGACGCCTACGGCATCACGCCGCGCGACGGCTACGGCCAGACGGAGACGGTGTGCATGGTGTCCAACTACCCCGGCATCGACGTGAAGGAGGGGTCGATGGGCAAGCCGACGCCCGGGCTCGGCACCACCATCATCGACACCCAAGAGGAAGAGGAAGTCGAGCCCGGTGAGATCGGTGAAGTGGCGGTGCCGGTGGGCTGTCCGGGCATCTTCGAGCAGTACTACGAGAAGCCCGACCTCGACGCGAAGACGTTCTCCGGCGACTACTACCGCACCGGCGACCTCGCGCGCGAGGACGAGGACGGCTACTTCTTCTTCGAGGGACGCGCCGACGACATCATCCTCTCGGCGGGCTACCGTATCGGCCCGTTCGAGGTCGAGGACGCGCTCGTCTCCCACGAGGCCGTCGCCGAGGCCGCCGCGGTCGGCTCCCCCCACGAGGAGCGCGGCAACGTCGTGAAGGCGTACGTCGTCCTCGCGGCGGGGCACGAGGGGAGCGACGAGTTGACCGAGGAACTGCAGAACTACATGAAGGAGGAGACGGCGCCGTACAAGTACCCGCGCCGGATCGAGTACGTCGACGAGTTGCCGAAGACCTCTTCGGGCAAGACACGGCGGATCGAGTTGCGCCAGCGCGAAGAGGAGATGTTCGGGCAGTAA
- a CDS encoding cryptochrome/photolyase family protein has product MTVWLLGDQLNPTATPLHSADHVLMIEAHGFAERMPYHPQKLTLVFSAMRHARDALRDDGYEVTYVEAESFGAGLDRYFEANPGDALVLQRPASHGAGERLREMVEERGGDCTLVDNDGFLTTPAEWDEWADADGRSGSTYRQEHWYRHVRRETGILMDGNDPVGGEWNYDDENRETPPDDWSPPGIPEFEPDEITREVHAFVAERYDDHWGSFDLDDFVWPVTREQALHALEHFVETRLPEFGPYQDAMVEGEWALDHSLLSPAINLGLLGPREVVDAVVDAYYDDETAAPLNSVEGFVRQVIGWREFMRHAYRESMPAMGEANQLDQTRDLPEAYWTGETNMVCLSEAVGHVRDHGYAHHIERLMVLANFALVYGADPHELNRWFHLGFVDAFHWVTTPNVVGMGTFATDALSSKPYAASGNYVNKMSDYCSGCRYYHTKTTGEGACPFNALYWDFLKENEETLRGTGRMGLMYSHVDGKDDEEWAAIQERAAEVREMGADGTL; this is encoded by the coding sequence ATGACCGTCTGGCTCCTCGGCGACCAGTTGAACCCGACCGCGACACCGCTCCACTCTGCCGACCACGTCCTCATGATCGAGGCGCACGGCTTCGCCGAGCGGATGCCGTACCACCCGCAGAAGCTCACGCTCGTGTTCTCGGCGATGCGCCACGCCCGCGACGCGCTCCGTGACGACGGGTACGAGGTGACGTACGTCGAGGCGGAGTCGTTCGGCGCGGGCCTGGATCGGTACTTCGAGGCGAACCCCGGCGACGCGCTCGTCCTCCAGCGCCCGGCGAGTCACGGCGCCGGCGAGCGCCTCCGGGAGATGGTCGAGGAACGCGGCGGCGACTGCACCCTCGTCGACAACGACGGCTTCCTCACCACTCCGGCGGAGTGGGACGAGTGGGCCGACGCCGACGGCAGGTCGGGTTCGACGTACCGACAGGAGCACTGGTACCGCCACGTCCGCCGCGAGACGGGCATCCTCATGGATGGGAACGACCCCGTGGGCGGCGAGTGGAACTACGACGACGAGAACCGGGAGACGCCGCCCGACGACTGGTCGCCGCCCGGTATCCCGGAGTTCGAGCCGGACGAGATCACTCGGGAAGTCCACGCGTTCGTCGCCGAGCGCTACGACGACCACTGGGGCAGTTTCGACCTCGACGACTTCGTGTGGCCCGTCACCCGCGAGCAGGCGCTGCACGCGCTGGAGCACTTCGTCGAGACCCGTCTTCCCGAGTTCGGGCCGTACCAAGACGCGATGGTCGAGGGGGAGTGGGCGCTCGACCACTCGCTGCTGTCGCCCGCCATCAACCTCGGCCTGCTCGGCCCGCGCGAGGTCGTCGACGCCGTCGTCGACGCGTACTACGACGACGAGACGGCGGCGCCGCTCAACTCCGTCGAGGGGTTCGTCAGGCAAGTGATCGGCTGGCGGGAGTTCATGCGCCACGCGTACCGCGAGTCGATGCCGGCGATGGGCGAGGCGAACCAGTTGGACCAGACGCGCGACCTCCCCGAGGCGTACTGGACGGGCGAGACGAACATGGTGTGTCTCTCGGAGGCGGTGGGACACGTCCGCGACCACGGCTACGCCCACCACATCGAGCGCCTGATGGTGCTCGCCAACTTCGCGCTCGTCTACGGCGCCGACCCACACGAACTGAACCGCTGGTTCCACCTCGGCTTCGTCGACGCGTTCCACTGGGTGACGACGCCGAACGTCGTCGGGATGGGGACCTTCGCGACGGACGCGCTCTCCTCGAAGCCGTACGCCGCCTCTGGGAACTACGTGAACAAGATGAGCGACTACTGCTCGGGGTGTCGGTACTACCACACCAAGACCACCGGCGAGGGTGCCTGCCCGTTCAACGCGCTGTACTGGGACTTCCTGAAGGAGAACGAGGAGACGCTCCGCGGCACGGGACGGATGGGGCTGATGTACTCCCACGTCGACGGCAAGGACGACGAGGAGTGGGCCGCCATCCAAGAGCGCGCCGCCGAGGTGCGGGAGATGGGCGCCGACGGGACGCTGTGA